One segment of Nocardia farcinica DNA contains the following:
- the argS gene encoding arginine--tRNA ligase, producing MPLLGSVAAVVAEAIGRVRPDLAGADPVVRRSDRADFQSNAALPLAKKTGTKPVDLAESLVRQLDADGFEVIESVTVSGPGFLNITVSDAAIWSQVATRLADERLGVPAAEAGRRVVIDYSGPNVAKEMHVGHLRTTIIGDSLARILDFLGADVVRANHLGDWGTQFGMLIQFIDEHPETPWHQAELGRDRGISAVSALDSLYKAARAQFDADPDFADRARRRVVALQSGDETTVARWREIVAESEKAFAAIYDRLGVLLGPEDYAGESFYNPMLADTVTELLDKGVAVDSDGAIVVASEEVTGPDGAPAVLMVRKSDGGYGYDSTDLATIRYRIMNLHADRLLYVTDSRQALHFRLVFEAARRAGWLTDAVTVDHVPYGTVLGPDGRPFKTRAGGTVRLMDLLDDAVTAARSVVTEKNPDLPAVELDRIAEQAGIGAVKYADLSTSRIKDYTFDPARMTALNGNTGVYLQYAHARTRSILRKAEDFNSISVDSGISLEPAERDLTLTLDGYGTVLTEVAATLEPHRLAGHLYDLARAFTAFYDTCPVLTAPDQVRDNRLALTQLTARTLAHGLGLLGIAAPERL from the coding sequence ATGCCGCTGCTCGGATCTGTCGCTGCCGTTGTGGCGGAGGCGATCGGCCGAGTCCGACCCGACCTGGCAGGAGCCGATCCGGTGGTGCGACGCTCTGACCGCGCCGACTTCCAGTCCAACGCCGCGCTGCCTTTGGCCAAGAAAACCGGGACAAAGCCCGTCGACCTGGCCGAATCACTGGTACGGCAGCTCGACGCCGACGGCTTCGAGGTGATCGAATCTGTGACGGTATCGGGACCGGGTTTCCTCAATATCACTGTCTCCGATGCCGCGATCTGGTCACAGGTCGCGACCCGGCTGGCCGATGAGCGGCTCGGTGTCCCCGCCGCCGAGGCCGGGCGGCGGGTGGTGATCGACTATTCGGGGCCGAACGTGGCCAAGGAGATGCACGTCGGGCATCTGCGCACCACGATCATCGGGGACAGCCTCGCCCGCATCCTGGACTTTCTGGGTGCGGACGTGGTCCGTGCGAATCATTTGGGGGACTGGGGAACCCAGTTCGGGATGCTCATCCAATTTATCGACGAGCACCCCGAAACACCATGGCATCAAGCCGAACTCGGCCGCGACCGTGGGATCAGTGCGGTTTCGGCGTTGGATTCGCTGTACAAGGCCGCGCGGGCCCAGTTCGACGCCGATCCGGACTTCGCAGACCGCGCCCGGCGGCGCGTGGTCGCACTGCAATCGGGTGACGAGACCACGGTGGCACGGTGGCGGGAGATCGTGGCCGAGTCGGAGAAAGCGTTCGCCGCGATCTATGACCGGCTGGGTGTGCTGCTCGGGCCAGAAGACTATGCAGGGGAGTCGTTTTACAACCCGATGCTGGCCGACACTGTCACCGAGCTTCTCGACAAGGGCGTTGCCGTGGACAGTGACGGCGCAATCGTGGTGGCCTCGGAAGAAGTGACCGGTCCCGACGGCGCCCCGGCGGTGTTGATGGTTCGCAAGAGCGACGGCGGTTACGGCTACGACAGCACCGACCTGGCCACCATCCGCTACCGCATCATGAACCTGCACGCCGACCGACTGCTCTATGTCACCGACTCGCGCCAGGCCCTGCACTTCCGGCTGGTATTCGAAGCCGCGCGACGGGCCGGCTGGCTCACCGACGCCGTCACCGTCGACCATGTCCCGTACGGCACCGTCCTCGGCCCCGACGGCCGACCATTCAAGACCCGCGCCGGCGGCACCGTCCGCCTGATGGACCTTCTCGACGATGCCGTCACCGCCGCCCGCAGTGTGGTCACCGAGAAGAACCCCGACCTGCCCGCGGTCGAGCTCGACCGTATTGCCGAGCAGGCCGGGATCGGTGCGGTGAAGTACGCGGATCTGTCCACGAGCCGGATCAAGGATTACACCTTCGACCCAGCCCGTATGACCGCACTCAACGGCAACACCGGCGTCTACCTGCAATACGCTCATGCCCGAACCCGGTCGATCCTGCGCAAAGCGGAAGACTTCAACAGTATTTCGGTGGACTCGGGCATATCCCTCGAGCCGGCCGAACGAGACCTCACGCTCACCCTGGATGGGTATGGAACGGTGCTCACCGAAGTCGCCGCAACCTTGGAACCGCATCGCCTGGCCGGTCACCTCTACGATCTCGCCCGAGCCTTCACGGCCTTCTACGACACCTGCCCCGTCCTCACCGCCCCCGACCAGGTCCGCGACAATCGCCTGGCCCTCACCCAGCTCACCGCCCGAACCCTCGCCCACGGCCTGGGACTCCTGGGAATCGCCGCACCGGAACGACTCTGA
- a CDS encoding acetyl/propionyl/methylcrotonyl-CoA carboxylase subunit alpha: MMNNSHPIGFDTVLVANRGEIAVRVIRTLRALGVRSVAVYSDADAGARHVREADVAVRLGPAPARESYLDIDKVVDAAVRTGAQAVHPGYGFLSENAAFATALDKAGIVFLGPPARAIEIMGDKIAAKNTVSAFGVPVVPGIAEPGLSDDDLIAAAAEVGYPVLVKPSAGGGGKGMRRVDDPADLPAALVSARREAGAAFGDDTLFLERFVTNPRHIEVQVLADRHGNVLHLGERECSLQRRHQKVIEEAPSPLLDAETRARIGAAACDTARSVDYVGAGTVEFIVSADRPDEFFFMEMNTRLQVEHPVTEMVTGVDLVECQVRIAAGQQLGVDQGQIRLTGHAVEARVYAEDPGRGFLPTGGTVLDLREPEGPGVRVDSGLRVGTVVGSDYDPMLSKVIAHGPDRASALASLDRALADTVLLGVTSNIEFLRFLLADDDVAAGRLDTGLLDRRVGDFSPAPATDEAFVAAAAYHWLGLFPQEQGGPRGDAALSSARDLWAVPTGWRVGEHAPIPIRLAADDRTEHVYLTGLPGDGRVRVGDGENRAVRAEFTATAPGRGLLALTLDGVRQTYRVAEHADALWVAGPGWVTMLRAVAEASVRGGDEHVGDAEIRSPMPGAVIAVPAATGSVVAAGAPVVVVEAMKMEHTLTAPVAGTVEILVEPGTQVRLDQPLARITAADAAEPETDRAEGLSA; encoded by the coding sequence ATGATGAACAACTCCCACCCCATCGGCTTCGACACCGTGCTGGTCGCCAATCGCGGCGAGATCGCGGTGCGGGTCATCCGCACGCTGCGCGCGCTCGGCGTGCGCTCGGTCGCCGTCTACAGCGACGCCGACGCCGGTGCGCGGCACGTGCGCGAGGCCGACGTCGCGGTGCGGCTCGGACCCGCCCCCGCCCGCGAGAGCTACCTCGACATCGACAAGGTGGTCGACGCCGCGGTGCGCACCGGGGCACAGGCCGTGCATCCGGGCTACGGATTCCTCTCCGAGAACGCCGCCTTCGCGACCGCGCTGGACAAGGCGGGCATCGTCTTCCTCGGCCCGCCCGCGCGGGCGATCGAGATCATGGGTGACAAGATCGCGGCGAAGAACACCGTCTCGGCCTTCGGCGTGCCGGTGGTGCCCGGCATCGCCGAGCCCGGCCTCAGCGACGACGACCTGATCGCCGCGGCCGCCGAGGTCGGCTATCCCGTGCTGGTGAAGCCCTCCGCGGGCGGCGGCGGCAAGGGCATGCGCCGCGTCGACGACCCCGCCGACCTGCCCGCCGCCCTGGTGAGCGCCCGGCGCGAGGCGGGGGCGGCCTTTGGCGACGACACGCTGTTCCTGGAGCGTTTCGTCACCAATCCGCGCCACATCGAGGTGCAGGTGCTGGCCGACCGGCACGGCAACGTCCTGCACCTGGGCGAACGCGAGTGCAGCCTGCAGCGCAGGCACCAGAAGGTGATCGAGGAGGCGCCCTCGCCGCTGCTGGACGCCGAGACCCGCGCGCGCATCGGCGCGGCGGCCTGCGACACCGCGCGCAGCGTCGACTACGTGGGCGCGGGCACGGTGGAGTTCATCGTCTCGGCCGACCGGCCCGACGAGTTCTTCTTCATGGAGATGAACACCCGCCTCCAGGTGGAGCATCCGGTGACCGAGATGGTGACCGGGGTGGACCTGGTGGAGTGCCAGGTGCGGATCGCGGCCGGGCAGCAGCTGGGCGTGGACCAGGGGCAGATCCGGCTCACCGGGCACGCCGTGGAGGCCCGGGTGTACGCCGAGGACCCGGGGCGCGGCTTCCTGCCCACCGGCGGCACCGTGCTCGATCTGCGCGAGCCGGAAGGGCCGGGGGTGCGGGTGGATTCGGGCCTGCGGGTGGGCACAGTGGTCGGCAGCGACTACGACCCGATGCTGTCGAAGGTGATCGCGCACGGCCCGGACCGCGCGTCCGCGCTGGCGAGCCTGGATCGCGCACTCGCCGACACGGTGCTGCTCGGTGTCACGAGCAACATCGAGTTCCTGCGGTTCCTGCTCGCCGACGACGACGTGGCCGCCGGCAGGCTCGACACCGGTCTGCTCGACCGCCGCGTCGGTGACTTCAGCCCGGCGCCCGCCACCGACGAGGCGTTCGTCGCGGCCGCGGCCTACCACTGGCTGGGCCTGTTCCCGCAGGAGCAGGGTGGTCCGCGTGGTGACGCCGCGCTGTCGTCGGCCCGGGATCTGTGGGCGGTGCCGACCGGCTGGCGGGTCGGCGAACACGCGCCGATCCCGATCCGGCTGGCCGCCGACGACCGGACCGAGCACGTCTACCTGACCGGCCTGCCGGGGGACGGGCGGGTGCGGGTCGGCGACGGCGAGAACCGCGCGGTGCGTGCCGAATTCACGGCGACCGCGCCGGGCCGCGGCCTGCTGGCCCTCACCCTCGACGGGGTGCGGCAGACCTACCGGGTGGCCGAGCACGCCGACGCGCTGTGGGTGGCCGGACCGGGCTGGGTCACCATGCTGCGCGCGGTGGCCGAGGCGAGCGTGCGCGGCGGTGACGAGCACGTGGGCGACGCCGAGATCCGCAGCCCCATGCCGGGCGCGGTGATCGCCGTCCCGGCCGCCACCGGCAGCGTGGTCGCCGCGGGCGCGCCGGTGGTGGTGGTCGAGGCCATGAAGATGGAGCACACCCTCACCGCCCCGGTCGCGGGCACCGTCGAGATCCTGGTCGAACCGGGCACCCAGGTGCGGTTGGACCAGCCGCTGGCCCGCATCACCGCCGCCGACGCGGCCGAACCCGAAACCGACAGAGCAGAAGGACTTTCCGCATGA
- a CDS encoding SACE_7040 family transcriptional regulator — protein sequence MVGTEASEGTRREQLKAERRRRLLEAGARLIADRGFLGVRLDDLGAAVGISGPAVYRHFPSKEALLVELLVGVSERLLDGGRAVLADHAGGDPRSVIAGLVDFHLDFALGEPELIRIQDRDLDQMPDDARRRVRRTQRQYVELWVDALQRVHPQLSEGEARVRAHAVFGLMNSTPHSATASDAERVRPALREMALAALVGVS from the coding sequence GTGGTCGGCACCGAGGCGTCCGAAGGCACCCGCCGCGAGCAGTTGAAAGCCGAGCGGCGCCGCAGGCTGCTCGAGGCCGGCGCCCGCCTCATCGCCGACCGCGGCTTCCTCGGCGTCCGGCTCGACGACCTCGGCGCGGCCGTCGGCATCAGCGGCCCCGCGGTCTACCGGCACTTCCCCAGCAAGGAAGCGCTGCTGGTGGAACTCCTGGTCGGCGTCAGTGAACGCCTCCTCGACGGCGGCCGGGCCGTGCTCGCCGACCACGCCGGCGGAGACCCGCGATCGGTCATCGCCGGACTCGTCGACTTCCACCTCGACTTCGCCCTCGGCGAGCCCGAACTCATCCGCATCCAGGACCGCGACCTGGACCAGATGCCCGACGACGCCCGCCGCCGCGTCCGCCGCACCCAGCGGCAATACGTCGAACTGTGGGTGGACGCGCTACAGCGGGTCCACCCACAGCTGTCCGAAGGCGAAGCCCGCGTACGGGCCCACGCGGTGTTCGGCCTGATGAACTCGACCCCGCACAGCGCCACCGCCTCCGACGCGGAGCGCGTCCGACCGGCCCTACGCGAAATGGCGTTGGCGGCGCTGGTGGGGGTGAGCTGA
- a CDS encoding methyltransferase produces the protein MRTTDLFRSVYETEGVYDRLLLRHYFGGIEDTELVRRRMTDLFGTPDPALRIAEFGCGTGRITHMLTPYARELVLADYSPAMITAVSQGFPHARTLCADTRDAVAALLVEGRQASFDVVAAFWSLSYPLGEFFETLSASGIVPNPEPGSAREQAISFIHQMIDLLAPNGHLTVLLFDAESPEQRLVTHGWERVAPFPEGGRSYTRNLLIDALRQSEEAGRGTLNHTRIGGVALAADQAASRDWFFGVHFKHHPQLTNDPDLARIVDDFIDRHTLPDGAVALPSGVHLVDFHRADHPRASLPQVLP, from the coding sequence ATGAGGACCACCGATCTGTTCCGCTCGGTCTATGAGACCGAGGGCGTCTACGACCGCCTGCTGCTGCGCCACTACTTCGGCGGGATCGAGGACACCGAACTCGTACGGCGCCGGATGACCGACCTGTTCGGCACTCCCGACCCAGCACTGCGGATCGCTGAGTTCGGGTGCGGCACCGGCCGGATCACGCACATGCTCACTCCCTACGCCCGTGAGCTCGTCCTGGCCGACTACAGCCCGGCAATGATCACCGCAGTCTCCCAGGGCTTTCCGCACGCGCGGACACTGTGCGCCGATACCCGGGATGCCGTCGCAGCCCTCCTCGTCGAGGGCCGGCAGGCGAGTTTCGATGTGGTGGCGGCGTTCTGGTCGTTGAGTTATCCACTCGGCGAGTTCTTCGAAACCCTGTCCGCGTCCGGTATCGTGCCGAACCCGGAACCAGGTTCCGCACGGGAACAGGCGATCTCCTTCATACACCAGATGATCGACCTTCTCGCCCCGAACGGACACTTGACCGTGCTGTTGTTCGACGCCGAAAGCCCGGAACAACGACTCGTCACCCACGGCTGGGAACGAGTCGCGCCCTTCCCGGAAGGTGGCCGCTCCTACACCCGCAATCTCCTGATCGATGCTCTCCGGCAGTCGGAAGAGGCCGGTCGAGGAACGCTGAACCACACCCGGATTGGCGGAGTCGCCTTGGCAGCGGATCAGGCGGCCTCTCGTGACTGGTTCTTCGGAGTACACTTCAAACACCACCCCCAGCTCACGAACGATCCGGACCTGGCCCGGATCGTCGACGACTTCATCGACCGGCATACCTTGCCCGACGGCGCTGTCGCACTTCCCAGCGGCGTCCACCTGGTCGACTTCCACCGGGCAGACCATCCCCGCGCGTCCCTGCCCCAGGTACTGCCATGA
- a CDS encoding acyl-CoA dehydrogenase family protein: MTDFLSTGTLPEDYRDLALTVRDFAQQVVAPVAAEHDAAHTFPYEVVAGMADMGLFGLPFPEEYGGMGGDYFALCLALEELGKVDQSVAITLEAGVSLGAMPVYRFGNDKQKQEWLPQLTSGRALAAFGLTEPDAGSDASGTRTTAVADGEDWVINGRKQFITNSGTDITKLVTVTAVTGSQDGRKEISTILVPTDTPGFVAEPAYNKVGWNASDTHPLSFTDVRVPQENLLGERGRGYANFLRILDEGRIAIAALSVGAAQGCVDESVRYAKERLAFGKPIGSYQAVAFKIARMEARAHAARAAYYDAAALMLAGKPFKKQASIAKLVASEAAMDNARDATQIFGGNGFMNEYAVARHYRDSKILEIGEGTTEVQLMLIGRELGL; encoded by the coding sequence ATGACCGACTTCCTGTCCACCGGCACACTGCCCGAGGACTACCGCGATCTGGCCCTGACGGTGCGGGACTTCGCCCAGCAGGTCGTCGCGCCGGTCGCCGCCGAACACGATGCCGCGCACACCTTCCCGTACGAGGTGGTGGCGGGCATGGCCGACATGGGCCTGTTCGGCCTGCCGTTCCCGGAGGAGTACGGCGGCATGGGCGGTGACTACTTCGCGCTGTGCCTGGCGCTCGAGGAGCTGGGCAAGGTCGACCAGAGCGTGGCGATCACGCTGGAGGCGGGCGTCTCGCTCGGCGCGATGCCGGTCTACCGCTTCGGCAACGACAAGCAGAAGCAGGAGTGGCTGCCGCAGCTGACCAGCGGCCGCGCGCTGGCCGCCTTCGGCCTCACCGAGCCGGACGCGGGTAGCGACGCGAGCGGCACCAGGACCACCGCGGTCGCCGACGGCGAGGACTGGGTCATCAACGGCCGCAAGCAGTTCATCACCAACTCCGGCACCGACATCACCAAGCTCGTGACGGTGACCGCGGTGACCGGCAGCCAGGACGGCCGCAAGGAGATCTCCACCATCCTGGTGCCCACCGACACCCCCGGCTTCGTCGCCGAGCCCGCCTACAACAAGGTCGGCTGGAACGCCTCCGACACCCACCCGCTCTCTTTCACCGACGTGCGGGTGCCGCAGGAGAACCTGCTCGGCGAGCGCGGCCGCGGCTATGCCAACTTCCTGCGCATCCTCGACGAGGGCCGCATCGCCATCGCGGCGCTCTCGGTGGGCGCGGCGCAGGGCTGCGTGGACGAGAGCGTGCGCTACGCCAAGGAGCGGCTGGCCTTCGGCAAACCGATCGGCAGCTACCAGGCCGTCGCGTTCAAGATCGCCCGCATGGAGGCGCGCGCGCACGCGGCCCGGGCCGCCTACTACGACGCCGCCGCGCTGATGCTGGCGGGCAAGCCGTTCAAGAAGCAGGCCTCCATCGCCAAGCTGGTCGCCAGCGAGGCGGCGATGGACAACGCGCGCGATGCCACCCAGATCTTCGGCGGCAACGGCTTCATGAACGAATACGCTGTGGCCAGGCACTATCGCGACAGCAAGATCCTGGAAATCGGTGAGGGCACGACGGAGGTGCAGCTGATGCTGATCGGACGGGAGCTGGGCCTGTGA
- a CDS encoding carboxyl transferase domain-containing protein, producing the protein MTITQDVGNRAAHQALTAELRERLAAAALGGPEKARERHVARGKLLPRQRVDQLLDPGSPFLELSPLAATGMYGDECPGAGIITGIGRVSGRECVIVANDATVKGGTYYPMTVKKHLRAQEVALQNNLPCIYLVDSGGAFLPRQDEVFPDREHFGRIFYNQATMSAAGIAQIAAVLGSCTAGGAYVPAMSDEAVIVRNQGTIFLGGPPLVKAATGEVVTAEELGGGELHSRTSGVTDHLAEDDQDALRIVRRIVATLGPRPQAPWEVLPTIEPAAPTEELYDVVPVDLRTPYDVREVIERLVDGAPGGESGFHEFKAEYGKTLVTGFARIHGHPVGIVANNGVLFAESAMKGAHFIELCDKRSIPLLFLQNITGFMVGRDYEAGGIAKHGAKMVTAVACARVPKLTVVIGGSYGAGNYSMCGRAYSPRFLWMWPNARISVMGGEQAASVLATVRGDQLDSSGNPWSAEDEEKFKAPIREQYEHQGNPYYSTARLWDDGVIDPADTRTVLGLALSVCGQAPLEPVSYGVFRM; encoded by the coding sequence ATGACGATCACCCAGGACGTCGGCAACCGCGCGGCGCATCAGGCGCTCACCGCGGAACTGCGCGAACGCCTGGCCGCCGCGGCGCTCGGCGGGCCGGAGAAGGCCCGCGAGCGGCACGTGGCGCGCGGCAAACTGCTGCCACGGCAGCGCGTGGACCAACTGCTCGACCCCGGCAGCCCGTTCCTGGAGCTGTCGCCGCTGGCGGCCACCGGGATGTACGGCGACGAGTGCCCGGGGGCGGGCATCATCACCGGCATCGGACGGGTGTCCGGGCGCGAATGCGTGATCGTGGCCAACGACGCGACGGTCAAGGGCGGCACCTACTACCCGATGACGGTCAAGAAGCATCTGCGCGCGCAGGAAGTGGCGTTGCAGAACAACCTGCCGTGCATCTACCTGGTCGATTCGGGCGGCGCGTTCCTGCCGCGCCAGGACGAGGTGTTCCCCGACCGCGAGCACTTCGGCCGCATCTTCTACAACCAGGCCACCATGAGCGCGGCGGGCATCGCGCAGATCGCCGCCGTGCTCGGCTCGTGCACGGCAGGCGGCGCGTACGTGCCCGCGATGAGCGACGAGGCGGTGATCGTGCGCAACCAGGGCACGATCTTCCTCGGCGGTCCGCCGCTGGTGAAGGCGGCGACCGGCGAGGTGGTCACGGCCGAGGAACTCGGTGGCGGCGAACTGCATTCGCGCACCTCCGGTGTCACCGACCACCTGGCCGAGGACGACCAGGACGCGCTGCGCATCGTGCGCCGCATCGTGGCCACCCTGGGCCCGCGCCCGCAGGCCCCTTGGGAGGTGCTGCCCACGATCGAGCCCGCCGCGCCCACCGAGGAGCTCTACGACGTGGTGCCGGTGGACCTGCGCACGCCCTACGACGTGCGCGAGGTGATCGAGCGCCTGGTCGACGGCGCACCGGGCGGCGAGTCCGGTTTCCACGAGTTCAAGGCCGAGTACGGCAAGACGCTGGTCACCGGGTTCGCGCGCATCCACGGCCATCCGGTGGGCATCGTCGCCAACAACGGCGTGCTGTTCGCCGAATCCGCCATGAAGGGCGCGCATTTCATCGAGCTGTGCGACAAGCGCAGCATCCCGCTGCTGTTCCTGCAGAACATCACCGGCTTCATGGTCGGGCGTGACTACGAGGCGGGCGGCATCGCCAAGCACGGCGCCAAGATGGTGACCGCGGTGGCGTGCGCGCGGGTGCCGAAGCTGACGGTGGTGATCGGCGGCTCCTACGGCGCGGGCAACTACTCCATGTGCGGGCGCGCGTATTCGCCGCGCTTCCTGTGGATGTGGCCGAACGCGCGGATCTCGGTGATGGGCGGCGAGCAGGCCGCCTCGGTGCTGGCGACCGTGCGCGGCGACCAGCTCGACAGCAGCGGCAACCCGTGGTCGGCCGAGGACGAGGAGAAGTTCAAGGCCCCGATCCGCGAACAGTACGAGCACCAGGGCAACCCCTACTACTCCACCGCACGACTGTGGGACGACGGCGTCATCGACCCCGCCGACACCAGAACGGTGCTCGGCCTCGCACTCTCGGTGTGCGGGCAGGCGCCGCTGGAACCGGTCTCCTACGGCGTCTTCCGGATGTGA
- a CDS encoding nucleotidyltransferase domain-containing protein — translation MTGELFAEAAAITAEFAPDGYGLAYGSHASGLAGPNSDLDLVLIGRHRPESERMSTLISRVVSLHHAFGLDLDTEVDYRTKLFATHEDVNAAVELRCFDQVDGRFAPSPVIVEPWWLNSTEFGRRLLLNALTSEHIFLGGDVQRYRFDRQRAEHGIARLAVSMIVNPSLTIADAVEALSRSSVGACGKDFLGYTSSSYLHSAVAAGVSALVRAGDLEVLPGLRVRATARSHRTTPHVCTGP, via the coding sequence ATGACCGGCGAGTTGTTCGCTGAGGCGGCGGCCATCACGGCGGAATTCGCTCCAGACGGCTACGGACTCGCCTACGGCTCGCATGCCAGCGGGCTCGCCGGTCCGAACTCGGACCTCGATCTCGTCCTGATCGGCCGGCACCGGCCGGAGAGTGAACGGATGAGTACATTGATCAGCCGGGTGGTCTCGTTGCACCATGCGTTCGGGCTCGACCTCGACACCGAGGTGGACTATCGGACGAAGCTCTTCGCAACCCACGAGGATGTGAATGCCGCGGTGGAGTTGCGGTGCTTCGACCAGGTCGACGGTCGATTCGCCCCCTCACCGGTGATCGTCGAACCGTGGTGGCTGAACTCGACCGAATTCGGCCGGCGACTGCTGCTCAACGCACTCACCAGCGAGCACATCTTCCTCGGCGGCGACGTACAGCGCTACCGGTTCGATCGGCAACGGGCCGAGCACGGCATCGCCCGGCTCGCCGTCTCGATGATCGTCAACCCCTCGCTTACGATCGCGGATGCGGTTGAGGCGTTGTCCCGAAGTTCCGTCGGTGCCTGCGGCAAAGATTTTCTCGGATATACATCCAGCTCCTATCTTCATTCGGCAGTTGCAGCAGGAGTTTCGGCGCTCGTCAGAGCAGGCGACCTCGAGGTACTTCCTGGTCTCCGTGTTCGGGCGACGGCCCGATCCCACCGCACGACCCCTCACGTATGCACGGGCCCCTGA
- a CDS encoding MaoC family dehydratase, translating into MSTEHTGSEPRRIVQRGLWFEEFETDVVYEHRPGRTITEADNVLFTTLTMNTQALHLDAAFSDALPPFNKRLVNSMFTLSTLVGLSVAQLTQGTIVANLGFSDIAFPKPLFHGDTIYAETVVTDKRESKSRPGEGIVTFAHTARNQHGEVVATATRKTLVRLRPAAS; encoded by the coding sequence GTGAGCACCGAGCACACCGGTAGCGAACCGCGCAGGATCGTGCAGCGCGGGCTGTGGTTCGAGGAGTTCGAGACCGACGTGGTCTATGAGCACCGGCCGGGCCGCACCATCACCGAAGCCGACAACGTGCTGTTCACCACGCTGACGATGAACACCCAGGCGCTGCACCTGGACGCCGCGTTCAGCGACGCGCTGCCGCCGTTCAACAAGCGGCTGGTGAACTCGATGTTCACGCTGTCCACGCTGGTGGGGCTCTCGGTCGCGCAGCTGACCCAGGGCACCATCGTGGCCAACCTGGGCTTCTCCGACATCGCCTTCCCCAAGCCGCTGTTCCACGGCGACACGATCTACGCCGAGACGGTGGTGACCGACAAGCGGGAGTCCAAGTCGCGGCCCGGCGAGGGCATCGTCACCTTCGCCCACACCGCCCGCAATCAGCACGGCGAGGTGGTCGCCACGGCCACCCGCAAGACCCTGGTCCGGCTGCGGCCGGCGGCGTCGTGA